A genomic segment from Deinococcus sp. YIM 77859 encodes:
- a CDS encoding FAD-dependent oxidoreductase, with protein sequence MFGPSQPRSQPQPGHLYDVAVIGAGLAGTELAWRLARAGRDVLLVSQALDHLGNLYQPTVAGAEFPPGSLFAQVAARIAPDTDGWTFHRYLKAEIEATAGIHLLQSTVTALDEGGTQVTLSTWEGPVLRARVAVLAVGAFLKGRLLLGETLEEAGRLSEVAYDFLADDLASSGVWLIGAEQTAAGVEGAPPYDVRFLTPAPPELSGFRLTRFERVYALGRCTPGEHTYTSVLEDAARLAEELVEA encoded by the coding sequence ATGTTTGGACCCTCTCAGCCCCGCAGCCAGCCGCAGCCGGGGCACCTGTACGATGTGGCGGTCATCGGCGCGGGCCTTGCCGGGACAGAACTTGCCTGGCGTCTGGCACGAGCCGGACGGGACGTGCTGCTCGTCTCGCAGGCGCTTGACCACCTGGGCAACCTGTACCAGCCCACCGTGGCGGGGGCGGAGTTTCCGCCTGGCAGCCTGTTTGCTCAGGTCGCCGCCCGCATTGCTCCCGACACCGACGGCTGGACCTTTCACCGGTATCTCAAGGCAGAGATAGAAGCGACTGCGGGCATTCACCTGCTGCAAAGCACCGTGACGGCCCTGGATGAAGGGGGCACCCAGGTCACCCTCTCCACCTGGGAAGGCCCGGTGCTGCGTGCTCGGGTGGCCGTGCTGGCGGTCGGGGCTTTCCTGAAAGGCCGCCTGCTGCTTGGAGAGACGCTGGAGGAGGCCGGGCGGCTCTCCGAGGTCGCCTACGACTTCCTGGCGGACGACCTGGCGAGCTCGGGCGTGTGGCTGATCGGGGCCGAGCAGACCGCGGCCGGTGTGGAGGGTGCGCCCCCCTACGACGTGCGCTTTCTGACTCCTGCTCCTCCCGAACTGAGCGGCTTTCGCCTCACGCGCTTTGAGCGGGTGTACGCCCTGGGCCGCTGCACGCCCGGCGAGCATACGTATACGAGCGTGCTGGAGGACGCCGCACGCCTCGCGGAAGAGCTGGTGGAGGCATGA
- the mqnE gene encoding aminofutalosine synthase MqnE, with translation MKWLRDQSLAPIVEKVEAGERLSFDEGLRLFHTRDLNALMRLANRTKERRHGDKVYFVHSMRLEFTNICYVGCTFCAFAARKGEERAWDYSPQEVVEQVRRRYLPGITELHMSSGHHPNRPWADYPEMVRQLRAAFPDLQVKAFTAAEIEHLSRISKRPTLEVLRELQAAGLAAMPGGGAEIFADRVRRQVAKNKVKAEKWLQIHREAHSLGMRTNATMLYGHIETLEERLDHMHRLRELQDETQGFHAFIPLAFQPLGNTLAQNLGKTEFTTGLDDLRNLAVARVYLDNFPHIKGYWVMIGSELTQVSLDWGVSDIDGTIQEEHIAHAAGATSPMALSQAAMVRMIQQAGRVPVLRDAYYNELEIFPRPGAEAAD, from the coding sequence ATGAAGTGGCTGCGCGACCAGAGCCTTGCCCCCATTGTGGAGAAAGTGGAAGCGGGCGAGCGCCTGAGCTTTGACGAGGGCTTGCGTCTCTTCCACACCCGTGACCTCAATGCCCTGATGCGCCTGGCGAACCGAACCAAGGAGCGGCGGCACGGAGACAAGGTCTACTTCGTGCACTCCATGCGCCTTGAATTCACCAACATCTGCTACGTGGGCTGCACCTTCTGTGCCTTTGCGGCCCGCAAGGGCGAGGAGCGCGCCTGGGACTACTCGCCGCAGGAGGTGGTCGAGCAGGTGCGGCGCCGCTACCTCCCCGGCATCACCGAACTCCACATGAGTAGCGGGCACCATCCCAACCGCCCCTGGGCCGACTACCCCGAGATGGTGCGGCAGCTCCGGGCCGCGTTCCCCGACCTACAGGTCAAGGCCTTTACGGCAGCAGAGATCGAGCACCTGTCCCGAATCAGCAAACGGCCCACCCTGGAAGTCCTGCGCGAGTTGCAGGCAGCCGGTCTTGCGGCGATGCCGGGCGGCGGCGCAGAAATCTTCGCCGATCGAGTGCGGCGCCAGGTCGCCAAGAACAAGGTCAAGGCGGAGAAGTGGCTTCAGATCCACCGTGAGGCGCACTCGCTGGGGATGCGGACAAACGCCACCATGCTCTACGGCCACATCGAGACGCTGGAAGAGCGGCTTGACCACATGCACCGCCTGCGCGAGCTTCAGGACGAGACGCAGGGCTTTCATGCCTTTATTCCTCTGGCCTTCCAGCCGCTGGGCAACACGCTCGCGCAGAACCTGGGCAAAACCGAGTTCACGACCGGCCTGGACGACCTGCGAAACCTCGCCGTAGCTCGCGTGTACCTCGACAATTTTCCGCACATCAAGGGCTACTGGGTGATGATCGGCTCGGAGCTCACGCAGGTGAGTTTGGACTGGGGCGTCAGCGATATCGACGGCACCATTCAGGAAGAACACATCGCGCACGCAGCGGGAGCCACCTCGCCCATGGCGCTCTCGCAGGCGGCGATGGTGCGGATGATTCAGCAGGCCGGGCGCGTGCCGGTGTTGCGCGACGCCTACTACAACGAGCTAGAGATCTTCCCCCGGCCGGGCGCGGAGGCGGCAGACTAG
- a CDS encoding TldD/PmbA family protein translates to MTTTTEQQLSLEGARAYLLGRARERGVTLEVYGERDTSTSVQAFRGEVSEFKLSTRQGIGLRALVRGAWGYSFTENLSRPALDRALSGAIENAELVAPEPGAALRDWPPPPALDLYGEGLSGVTVEQKVRVALDLDRVAREADPRVSSVPDSDYQDSDSQCLVANTEGLAREERQLYAMAYVSPLVSEGGQNKMQGDWQFTREFSELDPTRTALSAVEKAVALLGAQPAPSGTFPAVITGECLAHLLMLFSPMFSGKMVEEGKSPLVGRLGERIAASVVTLVDDATLPRGLASRAFDAEGCPSTPLTLIEQGRLTALMHNAATAARAGTASTGHATRFGIQGTVGVGPSNLYLQGGHTSPAALASGLTGLRLTEVSGGHAGANPITGDFSLEAQGFWLEGGKVAYPLEVFTVAGNILDLLANIEAVGSELHWTPYAAGAPDVRVKALAVGGASASGSWAGRG, encoded by the coding sequence ATGACCACAACGACCGAACAGCAGCTCAGCCTCGAAGGCGCGCGCGCCTACCTGCTCGGCCGTGCCCGCGAGCGCGGCGTGACCCTGGAAGTGTACGGCGAGCGGGACACCTCCACGAGCGTGCAAGCCTTCCGCGGCGAGGTGAGCGAGTTCAAGCTCTCCACCCGGCAGGGCATCGGCCTGCGGGCCCTGGTCCGGGGCGCGTGGGGCTACAGCTTCACCGAGAACCTCTCCCGGCCCGCCCTCGACCGCGCGCTCTCCGGCGCCATCGAGAATGCCGAACTCGTGGCGCCAGAGCCCGGCGCCGCCCTGCGCGACTGGCCCCCTCCACCCGCGCTCGACCTGTACGGCGAGGGCCTGAGCGGCGTGACGGTCGAGCAGAAGGTGAGGGTCGCCCTCGACCTCGACCGGGTGGCCCGCGAGGCCGACCCACGTGTGAGCAGCGTGCCTGACAGCGACTACCAGGACAGCGACAGCCAGTGCCTCGTGGCCAACACCGAGGGGCTGGCCCGCGAGGAACGGCAGCTCTATGCCATGGCGTACGTCTCTCCCCTGGTGTCGGAAGGCGGGCAGAACAAGATGCAGGGTGACTGGCAATTTACCCGCGAGTTCAGCGAACTCGACCCCACCCGCACGGCCCTTTCGGCGGTGGAAAAGGCAGTGGCTCTGCTGGGCGCGCAACCGGCTCCCAGCGGCACCTTCCCGGCGGTCATCACGGGAGAGTGCCTGGCGCACCTGCTGATGCTGTTTAGCCCGATGTTCAGCGGCAAGATGGTGGAGGAAGGCAAGAGTCCCCTGGTGGGCCGCCTGGGCGAGCGGATCGCCGCTTCTGTGGTCACCCTGGTGGACGACGCGACCCTGCCGCGCGGCCTCGCGTCACGCGCCTTCGACGCGGAGGGCTGCCCCAGCACCCCCCTCACGCTGATCGAGCAGGGCCGCCTGACCGCCTTGATGCACAACGCCGCTACCGCCGCACGTGCGGGAACAGCCAGCACCGGACACGCCACCCGCTTCGGCATTCAGGGCACCGTCGGTGTGGGCCCCAGCAACCTCTACCTACAGGGCGGGCACACGAGTCCGGCTGCCCTCGCCTCCGGCCTGACGGGGCTGCGCCTCACGGAGGTCTCGGGCGGGCACGCGGGCGCCAACCCCATCACCGGAGACTTCAGCCTGGAAGCCCAGGGCTTCTGGCTGGAGGGGGGCAAGGTCGCGTATCCCCTCGAAGTCTTTACCGTTGCCGGAAACATCCTGGACCTGCTCGCGAACATCGAAGCCGTGGGCAGCGAGCTTCACTGGACCCCGTACGCGGCGGGCGCGCCAGACGTGCGCGTCAAGGCCCTGGCGGTGGGCGGGGCGTCCGCATCAGGGAGCTGGGCCGGAAGGGGCTAG
- a CDS encoding tRNA (guanosine(46)-N(7))-methyltransferase TrmB, producing MIYRLSDFHFPDWAARLYPHTPERPWVLEVGFGDGRFWPHYAATFPAAPNYLGVEISGVSLLKAERRLRKAGLTNAVLTRLPATPLIREVVPAGGLDAIIVNFPDPWPKAGHQEHRLLRAPFFRLAASRLKAGGAVLLTTDHEEYFAFACAEAAASGVMRVDLTAPPPAALETKYALKWRDLGLGVHHARFIPTEHPAVPHGTVTRYPDPEDSPAVPHAILTLPDTFGPTEFRKHTARGGQSRENPAGWTAVLLDLYRSLKQDGWVVLAHVVEGELTQEVLIGITGREDGTHLVRLASFGGPIITPGVKGAVGAVTDWLEEQGAQVRHRGY from the coding sequence ATGATCTACCGCCTCTCGGACTTTCATTTTCCTGACTGGGCCGCGCGGCTCTATCCCCACACCCCGGAGCGGCCCTGGGTGCTGGAGGTCGGTTTCGGTGATGGCCGGTTCTGGCCGCACTACGCCGCGACCTTCCCCGCCGCGCCGAACTATCTCGGTGTGGAGATCAGCGGCGTATCCCTCTTGAAGGCCGAAAGGCGGCTGCGCAAGGCGGGGCTGACCAACGCCGTCCTGACCCGGCTGCCCGCCACGCCCCTGATTCGCGAGGTGGTGCCCGCCGGAGGGCTGGACGCCATCATCGTGAACTTTCCTGACCCCTGGCCCAAGGCGGGCCACCAGGAACATCGCCTGCTGCGCGCGCCCTTTTTTCGCCTGGCCGCCAGCCGCCTGAAAGCGGGCGGGGCGGTGCTGTTGACCACCGACCACGAGGAATACTTCGCCTTTGCCTGCGCCGAGGCCGCTGCCAGCGGAGTGATGCGCGTGGACCTCACGGCTCCCCCGCCTGCTGCCCTAGAGACCAAGTACGCGCTGAAGTGGCGTGACCTGGGCCTGGGAGTGCACCACGCCCGCTTCATTCCCACCGAGCATCCCGCTGTGCCTCACGGCACGGTCACCCGTTACCCTGATCCGGAGGATTCCCCCGCCGTGCCCCACGCGATCCTGACCCTGCCCGACACCTTTGGTCCCACGGAGTTCCGTAAACATACCGCTCGCGGCGGACAGAGCCGCGAGAACCCGGCGGGCTGGACGGCCGTGCTGCTCGACCTGTACCGCAGCCTCAAACAGGACGGCTGGGTCGTGCTCGCCCACGTCGTGGAGGGAGAACTGACCCAAGAAGTCCTCATCGGCATCACCGGGCGGGAAGACGGCACGCACCTCGTGCGGTTGGCGAGCTTCGGCGGTCCCATCATCACGCCGGGCGTCAAGGGCGCTGTGGGCGCGGTGACGGACTGGCTGGAAGAACAGGGGGCGCAGGTGCGGCACCGGGGGTATTGA
- a CDS encoding GNAT family N-acetyltransferase produces MRHSLTLTDGDLLLRPLTAADIPALCALARDCADELRWMGTPPDQPASYQAALEAPDHMPFVVEVGGEVAGSTRYGDIRAAHGGLEIGWTWLHPRWHGSGVNRRMKRQLLAHAFEVLGMERVQLKTDLLNTRSQRAIEKLGAVREGVLRRHMRRPDGTMRDTVMYSVTRDEWPGVAARLADEG; encoded by the coding sequence ATGCGGCATTCCCTCACGCTGACAGACGGTGACCTCCTCCTGCGGCCCCTCACGGCGGCGGACATTCCGGCCCTCTGCGCGTTGGCGCGTGACTGTGCGGACGAACTGCGGTGGATGGGAACACCTCCCGATCAGCCCGCCTCCTACCAGGCGGCGCTGGAGGCCCCCGATCACATGCCCTTTGTGGTGGAGGTGGGCGGCGAAGTGGCGGGGAGCACGCGCTACGGTGACATCCGCGCCGCACACGGCGGGCTGGAAATCGGGTGGACATGGCTGCACCCCCGCTGGCACGGCAGCGGCGTGAACCGGCGGATGAAGCGGCAGCTGCTCGCGCACGCCTTTGAGGTGCTGGGCATGGAGCGGGTGCAGCTCAAGACTGACCTCCTGAACACGCGCTCACAGCGGGCCATCGAGAAGCTCGGCGCGGTGCGCGAAGGCGTGTTGCGGCGGCACATGCGGCGGCCCGACGGCACGATGCGCGACACGGTGATGTACTCGGTCACGCGGGACGAGTGGCCGGGGGTGGCCGCCCGGCTGGCGGATGAGGGCTAG
- a CDS encoding TldD/PmbA family protein, producing MLHEHLVTEVLALAQAGGADFAELFVEDTVSTTLRLHQGEVKDAGGGNLFGAGLRLLYGPRVVYAYTNDVTPGGLRELANNVARARGGAGEVNRAGAGGLDFCRLDVKPLYVARQHPLHAAKREKLALMRRAHGAAAGAGFVTTVDVNYLDRVQRVLIANSEGVWAEDERVWTRLSVTAIAQDGTLRQSGFYGPGAGQGLEFFETVTPEQIGAEAARIAGAMLHAGYAPAGKLPVVIGNEFGGVIFHEACGHILETTAVEKNASVFADKLGQKIAHESVTAIDDGTLPGAWGMVTVDDEGMPGQRTVLIENGVLKSFLVDRVGELKTGYARTGSGRRQNYTFAPASRMRSTFIDRGQETPESLIRQVSLGIYARRMGGGSVTPGTGDYNFAVNEAYMIRGGEIAEPLKGASLVGNGAQDLKHIVGVAGDLALGQGMCGSVSGSLPTDVGQPHILISEITVGGRA from the coding sequence ATGCTTCATGAACACCTGGTCACCGAGGTCCTCGCGCTCGCCCAAGCGGGCGGGGCGGACTTCGCAGAACTCTTCGTAGAGGACACCGTCTCGACCACGCTCCGCCTGCACCAGGGCGAGGTCAAGGACGCGGGGGGAGGCAACCTCTTCGGCGCGGGCTTGCGGCTGCTGTACGGGCCGCGCGTGGTGTACGCCTACACGAACGACGTGACCCCCGGGGGGCTGCGCGAACTGGCGAACAACGTCGCGCGCGCTCGCGGCGGGGCGGGTGAGGTCAACCGCGCGGGCGCGGGTGGCCTGGACTTTTGCCGCCTGGACGTGAAGCCGCTGTATGTGGCCCGCCAGCATCCCCTTCACGCCGCCAAGCGCGAGAAGCTGGCCCTGATGCGCCGAGCACACGGTGCGGCAGCGGGCGCCGGCTTTGTGACGACCGTGGACGTGAACTACCTCGACCGGGTGCAGCGCGTGCTCATCGCCAACTCCGAAGGGGTGTGGGCCGAAGACGAGCGGGTCTGGACGCGCCTCAGTGTCACCGCCATCGCCCAGGACGGCACCCTGCGCCAGAGCGGCTTCTACGGACCCGGTGCGGGACAGGGCCTAGAGTTCTTCGAGACGGTCACCCCCGAACAAATCGGCGCGGAGGCCGCTCGCATCGCGGGCGCCATGCTGCACGCTGGGTACGCACCCGCCGGAAAACTCCCGGTGGTGATCGGCAACGAGTTCGGCGGCGTGATCTTCCACGAGGCGTGCGGGCACATCCTGGAGACGACGGCGGTGGAGAAGAACGCCAGCGTCTTCGCGGATAAGCTCGGGCAAAAGATCGCGCACGAGTCGGTGACGGCCATCGACGACGGCACCCTTCCAGGAGCCTGGGGCATGGTCACGGTGGACGACGAGGGCATGCCCGGTCAGCGCACCGTGCTGATCGAGAACGGGGTGCTGAAGTCCTTTCTGGTAGACCGCGTGGGCGAACTCAAGACCGGCTACGCGCGCACCGGCAGCGGGCGGCGGCAGAACTACACCTTCGCACCCGCCAGCCGTATGCGCTCGACCTTTATCGACAGGGGGCAGGAGACGCCCGAGAGCCTGATCCGGCAGGTCTCCCTGGGCATCTACGCCCGGAGGATGGGCGGCGGCAGCGTGACCCCCGGCACCGGTGACTACAACTTCGCGGTCAACGAGGCGTACATGATCCGCGGGGGCGAGATCGCCGAGCCGCTCAAGGGGGCCTCGCTCGTCGGGAACGGGGCACAGGACCTCAAACACATTGTGGGCGTCGCGGGTGACCTGGCGTTGGGGCAGGGCATGTGCGGCAGCGTGTCCGGTTCCCTGCCCACCGACGTGGGCCAGCCGCACATCCTCATTTCCGAGATCACCGTGGGAGGCCGCGCATGA
- a CDS encoding ComEC/Rec2 family competence protein, with the protein MSPKKTARAKKAPARQGTSRAAAPQGGPSSSDLLGLLVLVLTASLAACAGGGFLGGGDEKERGEKASSPAGQVTIRFLDVGQGDAVLIRSPEGKTLLYDGGRSASRMEDYLQTYGVDRLDVMVASHADADHIAGLVPAARLAKPKLFLNNGRAGTTQTWDRLVSALEEAGTTFQKANRQVIRLGSVKVRVIAPPSGMGDDQNDNSVGLRVEFGEFRALMTGDSEKPETTAWLKEDRPEIKGPFQVYKSIHHGAANGDHPAWLAAVRPQNVVIGVGENTYGHPTRAVLDLYRQNGIRVYRTDRQGTVTFVGNADGTYTVTTDR; encoded by the coding sequence GTGAGCCCAAAGAAGACCGCGCGTGCGAAGAAGGCGCCCGCCCGTCAAGGAACTTCCCGGGCCGCTGCTCCTCAGGGCGGCCCCAGCTCCTCGGACCTGCTGGGCCTGCTGGTGCTGGTTCTCACCGCCAGCCTGGCCGCCTGCGCGGGAGGGGGATTTCTGGGCGGTGGAGACGAGAAGGAGCGGGGAGAGAAGGCGAGCTCACCTGCCGGTCAGGTCACCATCCGTTTTCTGGACGTGGGGCAGGGTGACGCGGTGCTGATTCGCAGCCCCGAGGGCAAGACCCTGCTGTACGACGGGGGCCGCAGTGCCAGCCGAATGGAAGACTACCTTCAGACCTACGGGGTGGACAGGCTCGACGTGATGGTCGCCAGCCACGCCGACGCGGACCACATCGCGGGCCTGGTGCCCGCCGCGCGGCTTGCCAAACCGAAACTCTTTCTCAACAACGGGCGAGCGGGGACCACCCAGACCTGGGACCGCCTCGTTTCGGCGCTGGAGGAGGCGGGGACCACCTTCCAGAAGGCGAACAGGCAGGTGATTCGCCTCGGCAGCGTAAAGGTGAGGGTGATCGCTCCGCCCTCCGGCATGGGGGACGACCAGAACGACAACAGCGTGGGCCTGCGCGTAGAGTTTGGCGAGTTCCGCGCCCTGATGACCGGCGACAGCGAGAAGCCCGAGACCACCGCCTGGCTGAAGGAGGACCGCCCTGAGATCAAGGGTCCCTTCCAGGTCTACAAGAGCATTCACCACGGCGCGGCGAACGGTGATCACCCGGCCTGGCTGGCCGCCGTTCGCCCTCAGAATGTGGTGATCGGTGTCGGCGAGAACACCTACGGCCACCCCACGCGGGCGGTCCTTGACCTCTACCGGCAAAACGGCATCCGCGTCTACCGCACCGACCGCCAGGGAACGGTGACCTTTGTGGGCAACGCGGACGGGACGTACACGGTGACGACCGACCGGTAG
- a CDS encoding nuclear transport factor 2 family protein, whose product MAVSDLDAVLALDDAWNAAYHRRDPGALAELMAEDWLGFFPAGEVIFRAGLLEGMGRLPPQALMFERHAARVYGQTAITRGTLYANGTRVQSFLRVYAQQEGKWRVVCVQVVP is encoded by the coding sequence GTGGCTGTCAGCGACCTAGACGCCGTGTTGGCGCTCGACGACGCCTGGAATGCCGCCTACCACCGCCGCGACCCCGGGGCGCTGGCGGAGTTGATGGCCGAAGACTGGCTGGGCTTCTTTCCCGCAGGTGAGGTGATCTTCCGCGCAGGCCTGCTTGAAGGCATGGGCCGTCTCCCCCCGCAGGCGCTCATGTTTGAACGCCATGCCGCGCGGGTATACGGCCAGACGGCGATCACCCGCGGCACCCTGTACGCGAACGGCACGCGGGTGCAGAGCTTCCTGCGGGTGTATGCCCAGCAGGAGGGCAAGTGGCGAGTGGTGTGCGTGCAGGTGGTGCCGTGA
- a CDS encoding DoxX family protein, whose translation MSVTGAVGRALLASIFIKSGVDHLQNPAPIVRAAKGAEIPQPELAVKVNSAVMVGAGTLLALGVAPRLAATALAVSLVPTTVIGHPFWDREGRERQHQQTHFMKNLALFGALLAVGSRS comes from the coding sequence ATGAGCGTGACGGGAGCCGTCGGGCGGGCACTTCTCGCCAGCATCTTTATCAAAAGCGGTGTGGACCACCTCCAGAACCCTGCGCCCATCGTGCGCGCGGCGAAAGGGGCAGAGATTCCTCAGCCCGAGCTCGCCGTCAAGGTCAACAGCGCCGTTATGGTCGGCGCGGGGACGCTGCTGGCGCTCGGGGTGGCGCCCCGCCTGGCCGCCACGGCCCTGGCGGTCAGCCTGGTGCCCACCACAGTGATCGGCCACCCCTTCTGGGACCGCGAGGGCCGGGAACGGCAGCACCAGCAGACCCACTTCATGAAGAATCTGGCGCTGTTCGGGGCGCTCCTGGCGGTGGGCAGCCGCAGCTAG
- a CDS encoding DUF3006 domain-containing protein — MKDGKRAQRQERWTVDGIEEGPQGRVARVEREDGSTFDLPLAALPEGVREGDVLAVQDGPDDVTAQVLPAETRIRRARAQRRLDALNSAAEGSEELTL; from the coding sequence ATGAAGGACGGGAAACGCGCGCAGCGGCAGGAGCGCTGGACGGTGGACGGGATCGAGGAGGGGCCGCAGGGCCGCGTGGCACGGGTGGAACGCGAGGACGGCTCCACCTTTGACCTTCCCCTGGCCGCCCTGCCCGAGGGGGTGCGCGAGGGGGACGTGCTCGCGGTGCAAGACGGCCCCGATGACGTGACGGCCCAGGTTCTTCCCGCAGAGACCCGTATCCGGCGGGCCCGGGCCCAGCGCCGCCTCGACGCCCTGAACTCGGCCGCTGAGGGCAGCGAGGAGCTCACGCTGTGA
- a CDS encoding methyltransferase domain-containing protein: MPQPLLHFSHEPLGVILPAVRAVLAEAGEVTLTVPDPDLGLGRYAGETTAHGVHRPWQTWADLADLLGAHLLTPERDGEGRVRVRLRRYANAPAPDARGYGAAGDWARVNKLEDPVFLFTLVEALRRVSPPPGGRVLALGVNGGHELDALGLAFPDRTFEVVGVDLDESALAAARARHPRATFQVLDVKALPVPELGRFDLVLALSLLQSPGLRQDVLLSALRRQHLTATGGLVLGFPNARYRDGFLSYGARLRNFARPDLSLLTADVTAARRALQKHGFKVFVTGKYEVLVTAIPAARPTPLGLEL, from the coding sequence ATGCCCCAACCGCTCCTCCACTTCTCCCACGAACCCCTCGGCGTGATTCTTCCCGCGGTGCGCGCCGTTTTGGCAGAAGCGGGCGAAGTCACCCTCACCGTTCCTGACCCTGACCTCGGCCTGGGCCGCTACGCGGGGGAGACGACCGCGCACGGCGTGCACCGCCCCTGGCAAACCTGGGCTGACCTCGCGGACCTGCTGGGCGCCCACCTGCTCACGCCGGAGCGGGACGGGGAGGGCCGGGTACGCGTGCGTCTCCGCCGTTATGCCAACGCGCCCGCACCCGACGCGCGGGGGTACGGCGCAGCGGGCGACTGGGCACGGGTGAACAAGCTGGAGGACCCCGTATTCCTCTTCACGCTGGTCGAGGCGCTGCGGCGCGTCAGTCCTCCACCCGGTGGGCGCGTGCTGGCCCTGGGCGTGAACGGCGGACATGAACTGGACGCGCTGGGCCTCGCCTTCCCCGACCGGACCTTTGAGGTGGTGGGCGTGGACCTCGACGAGTCCGCCCTGGCCGCTGCCCGCGCGCGCCACCCACGAGCGACCTTTCAGGTGCTGGACGTCAAGGCCCTGCCCGTCCCGGAGCTGGGCCGCTTTGACCTGGTGCTTGCCCTCAGCCTGCTGCAAAGCCCCGGCCTCCGCCAGGACGTGCTGCTCTCGGCCCTCCGCCGCCAGCACCTCACGGCCACGGGCGGCCTGGTCCTCGGTTTTCCAAACGCCCGCTACCGTGACGGCTTCTTGAGTTATGGAGCGCGCCTGCGCAATTTTGCTCGCCCTGATCTCAGCCTGCTCACCGCGGACGTCACCGCGGCTCGGCGGGCCCTCCAGAAACACGGCTTCAAAGTCTTTGTGACCGGCAAATATGAGGTGCTGGTCACGGCCATTCCGGCGGCTCGGCCCACACCGTTGGGGCTAGAACTCTGA
- the rph gene encoding ribonuclease PH, with protein MTPSLPTREGRDALTPRPLRVQRGVNPHAAGSAHLKLGRTEILATVSVEDKPAPHMRGKKEGWLTAEYAMLPRATTERQPRERSLQNGRRHEIQRLLGRALRASLDLSPFRGQTLYVDCDVLIADGGTRVASILGGYAALHDFADRMIRAGTLTEWPLLHAVGAVSVGLVGPELRVDLDYAEDRVARADLNVVATDAGLLIETQGGAEEGPITQAEYTAMLTAGVEAVGRLLRELHEQL; from the coding sequence GTGACCCCGTCCCTTCCCACCCGCGAGGGCCGTGACGCCCTCACTCCCCGGCCGCTCCGGGTGCAGCGCGGCGTGAATCCACACGCTGCGGGCAGCGCCCATCTGAAGCTGGGCCGCACCGAGATCCTCGCGACCGTCAGTGTGGAGGACAAGCCCGCTCCGCATATGCGCGGCAAGAAGGAGGGCTGGCTGACCGCCGAATACGCGATGCTTCCCCGCGCCACGACCGAAAGGCAGCCGCGCGAGCGGAGCCTTCAGAACGGACGCCGCCACGAGATTCAGCGCCTGCTGGGCCGTGCCCTGCGGGCGAGCCTCGACCTCTCGCCGTTTCGCGGTCAGACCCTCTACGTGGACTGCGACGTGCTGATCGCAGACGGCGGCACCCGCGTCGCCAGCATCCTGGGCGGGTACGCGGCTCTTCATGATTTCGCCGACCGCATGATTCGCGCCGGCACACTGACCGAATGGCCCCTGCTGCATGCCGTAGGCGCCGTCAGCGTCGGCCTCGTCGGCCCTGAGCTGCGGGTGGACCTCGACTACGCCGAGGACCGGGTGGCGCGGGCCGACCTCAACGTCGTGGCCACGGACGCGGGGCTTTTGATCGAGACCCAGGGCGGCGCGGAGGAAGGCCCCATCACCCAGGCCGAGTACACCGCCATGCTCACGGCGGGGGTAGAGGCGGTCGGCCGCCTGCTGCGAGAACTGCACGAGCAGTTGTAG